In the genome of Triticum urartu cultivar G1812 chromosome 5, Tu2.1, whole genome shotgun sequence, one region contains:
- the LOC125556486 gene encoding dehydration-responsive element-binding protein 1B-like, giving the protein MDVADAASKSGQHEQGHRTVSSEPPKRPAGRTKFHETRHPLYRGVRRRGRVGQWVCEVRVPGVKGSRLWLGTFTTAEMAARAHDAAVLALSGRAACLNFADSAWRMLPVLAAGSFGFGSAREIKLAVAVAVVAFQQQQIILPVACPTVEAAASPSNSLFYMSSVDLLELDEEQWFGGMDAGSYYESLAQGMLMAPPDDRARREDAEQTGVETPTPLWSYLFD; this is encoded by the coding sequence ATGGACGTCGCCGACGCTGCCTCCAAGTCCGGCCAGCATGAGCAGGGTCACAGGACGGTGTCGTCGGAGCCGCCGAAGCGGCCGGCGGGGCGGACCAAGTTCCACGAGACGCGCCACCCGCTGTACCGGGGCGTGCGGCGCCGTGGCCGGGTCGGGCAGTGGGTGTGCGAGGTGCGCGTGCCCGGGGTGAAGGGCTCCAGGCTCTGGCTCGGCACCTTCACCACCGCCGAGATGGCGGCGCGCGCGCACGACGCCGCGGTGCTCGCGCTCTCCGGCCGCGCCGCCTGCCTCAACTTCGCCGACTCCGCATGGCGGATGCTGCCCGTGCTTGCGGCCGGATCGTTCGGCTTCGGCAGCGCGCGGGAGATCAAGCTTGCCGTCGCCGTTGCCGTCGTCGCGTTCCAGCAGCAGCAGATTATTCTTCCAGTCGCGTGTCCAACGGTGGAGGCGGCCGCCAGCCCGAGCAACTCTCTGTTTTACATGTCGTCCGTCGACTTGCTGGAGCTCGACGAGGAGCAGTGGTTTGGCGGCATGGACGCTGGGTCGTACTACGAGAGCTTGGCGCAGGGGATGCTCATGGCGCCGCCGGACGACAGAGCGAGGCGGGAGGACGCCGAGCAGACCGGCGTCGAGACACCGACGCCGTTATGGAGCTATTTGTTTGACTAA